The following DNA comes from Bacillus marinisedimentorum.
CATTTGCTCATTGGGGATCCGCCTTTCTTTGTTTACCTATATTTTATGGAAATCAACGGCGGATTGTTCGGGAGAATCTGATTTGGCACTGGATAAGGTATATCCTGATCAAATTTCACAGGGCTGCTTATGTGCAGGCACATAGAAAACCCAGCAATTGGCGGGCCGTTAGGCGAAGACAGAGGCACATCTTTGGCTAAAGTTAAGTTATAAGATTGGCCGCTGATCGAAACACTTCCTTGCTGAGGAAAAAAAGTCTGCCTAATAGGCAGACTGCATCATACTCATTCTTCCAGCCACTTAATCAGTTCACCATGCAGCCCCTCTGCATCTTTCTTTCCCTGTACATACAGGCTGTCCAGCTTATTTTTATCCCGCTCAATTCTGCTTACTTTGAGCGGCAGCGTCGGCTGGATCACAAAAATGGAACCCTCTTCCTCTTTTTGGCGGATGTACCGCATCGTGTTGTTATATGTGTCGTGGCGGCGGGCCATGGATTCTATCAGGCCTGGATACTGGCTGTATTTCCTTTGCAGGAACCATTTTCCTTTTATCGGGCTCTTAATATAACCGTCATTCCTCGTTAAAATGACGATGTTTTTACGATTGCCGTCTGCTTCGGACTTTCTCACTGGAATTGGATCACTAATTCCGCCGTCAAGAAGGGAGCGGCCGTCAAAGTTGATGATCGGTGCAACAAAAGGCAGGGAGCTTGAAGCCCGCAAAACGGTAAGTATATCCTGCTTCACTTCACTTTTTTCATAATATACCGGTTCACCTGTCATACAATCGGTTGTTCCGACTACAAACCGCTCGCTCGCGGAATGAAATGTTTCATAATCGAACGGCACCAGCTTGTTCGGCAATTCGTCGAATATAAAATCCATTCCGAAAAGTTCCCGCTGTTTAAATAGTTTTTTATAAGAAATATACTCAGGATGTCCGGCATATTCCA
Coding sequences within:
- a CDS encoding patatin-like phospholipase family protein, producing the protein MMENIGLVLEGGGMRGAYTAGVLEHLMNNDLYFKYVIGVSAGACNASSYVSRQIDRNRTVTVEYAGHPEYISYKKLFKQRELFGMDFIFDELPNKLVPFDYETFHSASERFVVGTTDCMTGEPVYYEKSEVKQDILTVLRASSSLPFVAPIINFDGRSLLDGGISDPIPVRKSEADGNRKNIVILTRNDGYIKSPIKGKWFLQRKYSQYPGLIESMARRHDTYNNTMRYIRQKEEEGSIFVIQPTLPLKVSRIERDKNKLDSLYVQGKKDAEGLHGELIKWLEE